In Sphingobacterium sp. R2, the genomic stretch ACTAAATTTCCGACACAACATCCTCCTGTTTCGTATGCAGCTTGCTGCGGTAGGTAATCCCCCATTTGGCAATTTCGTCGATGATGGGTCCCAAAGTTTTACCACATTCAGTCAATTCGTACTCAACAGTCAAAGGTTTAGTGTTAAGCACTGTCCTTCTGATCAATTGATTCATTTCCAGATCCTGAAGTTCCTTAGATAACATTTTGGCACCAATCCCATCGACTTCGCGCAATAGTTCCATAAAACGCAACTTCTCCACTAACAATAAAGTACCGATGATGTGGAATTTCCATTTTCCTGCCAAAATTTCCATGCTATCATTGATGGCTAACATGCGTGTTTTGCATACACCCGATGACGTTAAAGTTGCTTCCTTTTTCATTTCACTATTTTTTATTCTTCTATTGCCGGCCGTCAGTGGTATTTTTAATTCCATAGACGAGCATTCTTAGATCAGTTGACTCGAGCGTCTCTGTTTCGTTGGCCTAAATTTCCAACAAAAATACAGATTTATAAAGTGATAAGGCACTATCTTTTTGGAAAGTAGTTTCTTTAAGGAAACTAATACCAAAAATAAACTATCTATACTTTACCTTTGTACCAGCAGCATCAAAAGCTCAGATTGGCAGCTTTGATGCTGTCAAAGTTTAAATCGTATATAACATTTAACAATAAAACGATAAAAAAATGAAAAAGCAATTAATTTCGGGTTTAGCCCTTATCTTATTGTTGGCGTCATGTCAAAACACAAATGGTGATAAAGCAACAACAACAACTGCACAGGAAGTAACTGAACAAACAGGACAAACTTACACTGTTGAAGCAGATAAAAGTTCAGTGAAATGGACTGGATACCACAAAGGTGGCTTAAATCCAAGATATGGTGTTCTGAAAAGCGAAGGTACGCTATCCGTCGAAAATAATGCTGTCACTGGTGGTACTTTCACCATCGATGTGAATTCTATTCTTACCGATTCTGCTTCGGTAGATCCTACAACTTCAGGTGGTAAAAAATCATCAGATTTGGACGCGCATTTAAAAAGTGCTGATTTCTTTGACGTAGCCAAATATCCAACTGCGAAATTTGAAATCACCAAAGTCGGTCCATTCGATGCGGCGCAAGGAAAAAGTGTTGTTGCTGACGCAACAAATACAGTTAGTGGTAATTTGACAATCAAAGATAAAACAGTGAATGTAACGTTCCCTGCAAAAATTACTTTCAATGGTGACGAGGTAACATTCTACTCGAAATTTACAATCCAAAGACAAGATTGGGGACTTACTTACGGTACAGAAGGTAACCCACAAGATTGGATGATTGCACAAAACGTTGACATCGAGCTTAATGTAACTGCAAAAAATGCTAAATAATTTTTAATAGCAATAAGTCATTCATGACATCAAATAGATTAATCAGGTAGAACTTACCTGATTAATCTATTTCTTTTATATACCCTTCAAATACGAGATCCTCCTGAGTAGACACATCGATCAAATGCGAATCCTTCAGGAGATATAACCGATCGCTTACATCCATCACTTGCCTAAAATTGTGGTCAGCAATCAATATTCCTTTGCGGTGTCTAACGTGTTCAATATGCGCGCTAATCTGCTCAATAAAAATAGGACTAAGCCCGAGAAAGGGTTCATCAAGTAAAACAAAAGAATGTTTGGTATGCAATAGTATTAAAGTTTCAATAAAACGGATCATCCCCGACGAGAGGTTCCTCAGACGCCTATTTAAATTTTCTTGAATACAGGATAGGTCCAGTAACCTAACCTGTTGAGATATACTGGATGTCGCAAGGATACTTGTGAGGTAGCTTAACGCACTAAAAATGCTCTCCATAATCGATTATTTCGGTTTTTAAAAGTATTTTTTTTCCACTATGATTGCTCAGTGTCGCTGTTGCTATTTTAGTTTTTGTATCGACACTGATCGCTATTTCGGCGCTATCCCGCCTTTTATCACTGAAAAATGAAGCAAAGTTTTTAAAAGTTTCATCTTCATCAAACATAAACCGGGCGGCGCAACGGTTATTATGCCGATCATACCATTTGATGTAAATGTCTTTCGGAAGGCCTCGAGCTTCCATATCCATATACCGGCGGCTCTCATCAAAGACTAAACGCTCTGCATTATAAAACTCAAAGTCTGCATCGAAAGCTTTAATGTCGGAAGAAAAAATAAATTTTGGCTGCAACTGATAGCGCATACGCAATTTATCCCAATAGCCATACGGAATAGGTTTGGTTGCAATTGCTTGCTGAATCTCCGAAGGAATAATTGAAGTGTCGGACAAAACCGTTTCTCGCCATTGCTTATTAAAAATATTTCCATACGCCCCATTTCCCTTGTATTGATCCGTAGCTTTGATCACTACTTTCTTAGCTTGATATCGGCCGATTTCAATTTGACGACGTCCTGTGCCTGTGACCCATATCACCAGTACGCCCCCCGGAGCAAAACCCAAAATAATTTTATTATAATGTTCCTCATTAATTTTGTTCGCTCCTTTTTCTTGAAATGACGTGCTGAAAAGTGTCCGCAATGTGTTGTAATCAATCGCACCCTCCATCCGATAAAAAGCATCTTCAACGAATGAATACCAAGTTACATCCAATGCTTTAGGCAATGCCATCATTTGCTCATACGAACCGCCCCCTGCTTGTCCCCACATGCCACGATAGTTTACAATATTGCCCTCGCTAAACGTAAATTCGTAATCTTCATCTTTTGGAAAGACAAAACGGCCTCTATATAGCTGAACCGGATAAGCTGTTGGATTACTCATCGCGCAGGACCATGTATAGCGTCCGTTCTTAATATTATCTTCCTGTGTGAGACGTTCCTCCCGGAGTTCATTAAAGGTTCTTATAGTCGTCGATAATGCAAATATAACCGGAAGTGAAACCAAGAGTCCAAATAGCGTAAATATTACATATTTCCACGATGTTAAAGCCCAGGTTATCATCATGCCGCTGGATAAGGAAAGGAATGCACTGATTGTTAACATCCAAGGCAGCATTTCCTTAATTACCCCAACTAAATCCGCATAATAACGATGTTCGTACGCATTATCCAACGTAAATAAATACAGTAATACTGGAAGCAAGAAAGAAAAAAAGCAATAAAATAAGAATCCGTAAGCAAATTCAAAAACGATTTTTTGTTTCACTTTCCCACTAAATTTCTTCCTAAAGACATCAAAATGAAAATAAATCAATGTGAGCATAATAAAATAGGGCGAACAGCAGAAAGCTGCATACGTCATATTTAAATCCGCTTCATGTACAAGTAGCGTCGCGATGAGACTAAAAGTAGCAACCAAAAAAGCACAAACTGTAACTCTTACAATCATTATATTTTGTTTTAATCCTAAAAGCTATTGTCTTCTATCCAGATACAACAACACATTCTAAAAATAGTAAGAAATATGTTAGGAATATGAGCAGATCAATATTCTACCGTCCTGATCCAATATTCGACCCAAAGCAGGAAAATGAAATCTTTTAAGTAAAGTCAATCAAGTTTACTACCTTCGTTTTTATTGTTACCATCATGGATACTTATTATAAAATTAGAAAAGCCACAGCAAGCGATTCGCACCGTGTCCCTGAAATTATGCTTCAGGCAATGGAGGATATGATATTCCGCTTGATCCTACGAAAAGATCAACAGGCAGCCGTAAATTTTTTAAGGCGGCTTTTCCAACAAAAAGGAAATCTATACAGTTATGAAAACACTTTTGTGGCCGTTGACATGGATGACCGGATTATAGGCTCGTTGACAGGTTATGATGGTGACCGGTTTATTGCATTAAGACAGCCTATTCTGGATCTTATCGCGGAGCACTACGCAAATAATTTGATTCCAGAAACTGAAACAGCCGGTGGTGAATTTTATATCGATTCCATCGCCGTTACCCCCAGTGCAAGAGGTAAAGGAATCGGAACCAAACTTTTACACCATGCCATTGCACATGCTAAAGAAAATCACTTTAATCAGGTTGGTCTGCTTGTTGGCCTCGCGAATCCAAATGCGCGAAAACTCTATGAAAGGATTGGTTTTAACATTGGGAAGAAAACGTACGTTGCAGGTAGTGAATATTACCATATGTATATGCAGCTTACCTAAATAGAGCTCTTGTTAAACTTACAACCTATAAGTATCACGAGAGCCCCATCAGCATGTTGTTGGATTAAAAGCAATCCCGTAGAACGATGTCAATCAGAAGTAGGAGTGTTTTCTTTGTCAAATACGGTGATCATAGCTCGATAGATGCCATAAATTAAGAAGAGCAGACTTGTCAGGGTAAGTCCCAAATACTCTACCAACCATGCGATAAGAATAGCTACCAAATGAATTTTACCATTGTCGGGTTTAAATGCTGCTCCCGAATAAATGTAGTAAGCGATTGAACCAAATAAAACGATCCATAATACCGCATATATATAATGAAGCGGATTTTTGCTGAGTCTCCTATTTTTAAACATCTGTCAATTTTTATGATTTAGTAACCAATCCGTTATTAAAACTACAAACGGATATGTCGACAAAAATAAGTATCCTCTAGGTTCTGACAATACATAGTTATTATTCGCAGCAGGTGGTTTAATATTCGCGTGATCGACCATCAAAATTGACCTCATTAAGACGATATATAGGTATTAAATCAACTATCCTCAGGAAATAAGCCTATCCCGCCCTCTTAAAACAGAACCCCGACATCCAAAAAATGACGGGGTCTTTCTATCATATGTTCAGTTATTTTGCTAAATACTTTGCGCTCGTATATATGTCTACAGTATATCGTATACTATACGACTAAGAATCTTAACAGGACAGTTTACATGCTATTTTGCAAGCTGATTCAGTTCGGACTGTGAAAATGCATGATCGCCTTTAAGATAACTATTGGCTTCTTTTAAATACTTGTAGATTACTTCCCTACCCTTTGGGTTGGGCAATTTATGCAAATTGTTCACCAAATATTCCTTATCACGCAATCGATCTTTACCATAATTTAAAAAAGAGGGTGCGTGTGTCTGTACACACCATCGAATAAAACGTAAATCGATATTGTCGGGATATTTCATGATCATTTCTTCTAAAAGCTTCTTTCCTTTTTTAAATTGACCCAATTTCGAAAACGGGTTGCCCATATGTTTGGCCCATAAAATTTCATAAGCAGCCAGGTACCCCTTTTCCGTTGCGGAATTGGCAGATTTTTCCAATAATTTCAGATTCGTTTCGCAAAGCTTCTTGTTTTGAACGGCGCTCGCATAATCAGATCTCATCTTATCAACATCGACTTGTCCAAAACAACATATCGTACATAACACCAGAGAGACACAGATAAAAAATCGTATAACCATTTTCAATTCAATTAAAGTATAAAATAGAAACTGTTCTGTCATATAACAATATCGAACAGCTTTGAGTTTTCTTATTTTTCAATACAATGAGTACGCCATTTATTTTGCCATTTTCCCAATCCAATCAATAGCACCGCGATGAGGACGAATACCAGAGTCATTCCCAAACTGTTCCAAATAACTCTTCCCATGCCCAACGCAGAAACGTTCATAAAAGGATAAGGATAAAATCCAGAAACCGATCCATGCCACAAGGTATACAATAAATAGCCTAATGGGAAAATCAACCAATAGAAAATCTGTTTCCAAAAAAGCGCTTTTTTGTTACAGAATAGCCACCAAAAGATAAAAAAACTCAAAGGCGTGACAACATGCAGTATTTCGTCTATCACACTGAGTAACCCGCTTGGATGTAATAAAAAACGAAGTAAGCCATTATAAATAAGTGCAACAATAAGTATATAGAGTGTGACGGCAGTAATTGTTTGGGACTTAGTGAAGAATAAGCCCATTCGGCTTTTTGCCGAGAAAACAGTAAAAAAACAACATAATAGTACCGACACATTACTTAAAATTGTAAAATAGCTAAAAAACTGTATTACATAATCGGTTGTGCCAAGCTTTGAAATAAAAGCACCTAATATAAATTGCCCAACAAGGGCAAATAGAGTGACTAAACCAATGCTACCAGCAAAAACCGATTTTAATGACTTTTGAATCTCCATATCCCTATTAGCCTTAGCCCTACTAAATATAAAGATTTTACACGCTATTTGAAATTAAATGATAAATTCAATCTATCGAAAAAACGGCGGGCAATTCTTTGATTGCCCGCCGTCTTAATCACAACATAAACTAAACACTACGTTAGAAGTTTGCTTATTGGTCTCATTTATTTTTGTTTCATCTTATCAGCTAAAAGTTTCATATAAAAACCTCCAACTACACTACGCGCCTTAAAATTTTCACGAATCCCGGTATTGGAATCATAAAAATCATTCAAAGGGACGCGGGATTCCGTTTGAATTGCATGGTTATACACTGGTTTTACCAAAGCTTCAAATGCCTCTCTGGATGGAGCAAATGATGCTGTCCAAAGAATCCAGTCGTTTTTGGTGTAGGCTTTGCGGCTGTCCAATGGTATGCCGAATCTATTTTGCTTGGTTAGGTAATACTTAATTTCCGTATCGTAGACTTTTTGAGGAAATAGATTTAACCCCAACACTTTATCCCAGATCAAATTATATTTCTGACTCCAAGTATTTTTATCATCAAATGTCAGCGCATAATGGTCGCCGGCATCTGCCATTTCCATCCATCTTGGAACCATTTCCTCAGCAATTGCACGGTATTTTTTTGCAATGGCTGTTTCACCAATGGCTTCGGCCAGCTGCGCATAACAAGCGATACCAACAATTGCTTTGACAGATAAGTTCGTATTTCGAGCAAGGTGACCGGCAAAATCGTCTGTACAAAGCTGTGTCTTAGGATCAAAACCATCTTTAACAAGATAATCTACCCAGGTAGTAAGGGTTTTCCAATGCTTTCGAGCATAATCACTGTTGCCCTGCACTTTCGCGATCGCCGCAGTGAGAATAATCATATTTCCTGACTCTTCCACCGGCATCGGTTCGCCATACGTCTGACCATTCGCGAGTGGATAAGTACCCAAATCGTGCGCGGCCCAAGGGTATGGATATTTCCCGCTCTCGCTAAAATGAAATATTCCACTCAACATTCCTTTCAACAACTCCGGATTGTAGATCAAATACAAGGGGGCTGAAGGATAAGTGACATCCACCGTATTGATAAATCCCCCACTATTATTTTCTTTCGACAGCCATAATAGTTCATTTTGCGGACTTTTTACCAAGGTATGGGCTGCAATACTTTGACGATAAGCCAGTATACTAAGATGTGCATACTCCTTTCCACCCGATTTGAGCGCATCTGCATATACGGCTTTGTCGAATGCCAGGCATTTATCGAGCACGCTACGGTACTGGTCTGCTGCCAAAGTCAGCTGATTTTCCATCGTTTCTTTGCCAGAATTGTTCCACCATGGCCGCAGATTATTGTTGAAATACTGAATCGCATAAATCTCATCGTAGCCAACCTCAACAAAACGCTCCTCCGCTTTCGCCCCCACAGTTCCAAATGGAATGACCGTGTTCAGCGCAAGTGATGTACCCTTAACGGTTTTTGCAGCGGTCGTCGTTCCCTTTCTAAAGGCATCTACAGCTCCGGCCCTCGGACTAATAAACTGTTGCGTTTTATCCCGCTTCGGCGAAGCAACGTAAAAATACCCCCAGTCTATCCGCATATCATCGGCCCCTTTCTGCAAAATGGGTTGTTCGACCGTTCCCGTTTTTAGGACAGACAATTTTTCTGTCTCATATTTTTCGGCGGTTACTTCCTGTGAAGGTTTATACACCGCAATATTAGCGGATGCACTTAGAAAAACTTTCACCGCATGCTGCTTGCCATCATTTGCTTTTACGTTGTATGTGATATAGCTTACGGGGCGAGCCAATACATTCAGATCATCCATCAGCAAAGGCGACGTAAAGGTTAATTTTAGATCCACCTTACCGGCCTGAAAATTATAGACCGTACGCGTCGCTGTTATTTCCACATCTTTTTGCACCGCTTCCTGAATCCGTGGCCCACGCTCTTTAAGCCTGTCAACCAATCCAAAATCCAGGTAACGACCGCCAGCAGTATTCTTCAAATGGATGGCAATATGATTTTGCCCGACCTTTAAATTCGCCTTGTCAATCGGCAAATATTGAAAGCTGTTGGTCCAACCTACCTTTTCGTACACCTTCTTCCCATTCAAAAATACTTCGATATTATCATCATGATTGAGTTTTAGAAACAGCTCATTGATACCCTTCAGATCCGCAACGGAAAACTCACGTCTCACCCAGATATCGTCTGATTTCCAAAGTGTCTTTACCTGCTGCGCATCATCACCGATGGGTGCACGTCCCGATTTCCACGTATCCGTATGATAAGTGGAAGACTCCCAGCCGCCTTGAGGCTTTGATTCAGTATACTGTACCGTATAAGATTTATCTTCCGAAGTCGGTAGAATGACCGCATAACTAGGCTCTTCTTTGCCAAGAAAACGATAAGTATTGCCATCAACATCAATTAAACCCAACAGTGAATGATCAGCGTCTGTCCAGTGTTTCGTTGTCGAAGAATGAAGCTGGTCCGTCATGGACCATATACTGAAATTGGGGTTGTGTGTAATCAATGGATAAGCTGGAGCTTTGCGTTCTTGGGCTTGCCCATCTAAAACAGCGGAAACGCAGGCCACAATAATACAGAGACCTATCTTCCCAAGTTTGTTCATTGCATAAATAGATTTTTGAAAAGGTTTAATCATATTTTTTGGATAAAATTAGCTATACAGTTTTCCCTATTGAGCATTTGCCCAATCGTTTTAACAAAGAAAGTTGGAATAATTGGGATTCAGCTGTCGCATCGTATCATTTTACCTTCAATTTATATCATATTTGACAATCTGCCATCTAATCAAGATAATTATTATCTTTGAGAACCCGCCCGATCGTTTTGTGCACAATGACCTAATAAACATCGGCATTCAATTTTACCAACAACACAATGAGAAGTATTTCTATTTATTTCTTCATAACCCTATCTTATCTTTTGTCAACAAGCTTACAGCTCTATGCACAAGAAATGGATTCGGTCAATAAAAAAGAGCTGGATCTGAGTTCCCTACTAAATGGAATCAGGCAACAGCAAATCAATGATTCGCTGGAACGGGTAAAGCTTCAGCATGAAATTGCCGACCTTAAAAGTCAAAATAGCCCCAAAAAGGAGAACTTAAAACAGCAGCTCAATGAGTTTGATGAAGAAAATACTATTCGGCAGCAGCAACTGAAAGTCAAAGTAGACTCCATAAAAAAAAACACAAAAAGATACGCGGTCGCGCCGTTTCAAGACACTTTATTCTATATCTACAATAAGCTTGGATCATCGTTAGCCAAAGATCGCGCTTTCAACGTTGTGAGCAGAATCCACAATCTCTATGAAGATGATTTTGTGAAAGTAGATTCATTTAAAATCGAAAACAACGAAATCAGTGCTGACATTGTTTATAAAGATCTGGTGATTACCTCTATCACCGAACTTGATGCACTTCTTGAAGGGAAAAGTAAAGAAGAAATTGCGGCAAACTATCTAAAAAAGATTCAAGATAGCATTACAGCTGAACGTGAAGCGAACAGCATCACAAAACTTCTTACCCGAATTGGACTCGTACTTCTTATTCTCATTGTTTTTTCTATTTTGATCCTATTAATAAATAGGTTAAAAGCATACGGTACACGACGCATACTAACGGAACGAACGCAGCGGATTAAAGACATTAAAATCAAAAATTACGTACTCGTTACTTCGGTACAGAAAACACGGATGTTTATTCATGCGATTAATATTTTACGTTGGGGATTGATCATCCTAATCGCCTTTATCGTGCTGCCTATTGTTTTCAGTGTTTTTCCATTTACACAGAGCTGGGCGTCCAATCTGATCGGACTTTTCACAAAACCACTTAAAACGGCTGTGTTGGCCATATGGCATTATATTCCAAATCTGATCACCATTTTAGTGATACTTGCCGTCATGCGCTATGCGATTCGATTTATAAAATATATTTTCAGCGAAATTGACAAGGGCAAATTAGAAATCAATGGCTTTCACCGTGATTTTGCCATGCCAACCTTTACCATCGTCCGCTTCCTGCTGCAAGCATTTACGCTGGTACTCATATTCCCCTACTTGCCCGGAGCCAATTCAGATATCTTTAAAGGAATATCCGTATTTATTGGTATCCTGTTCTCTTTGGGGTCATCTTCTGCGATTTCCAATATCATTGCAGGTCTTGTGATCACGTATATGCGTCCTTTCCGGATCGGAGACCGCATCACCATTGCTGACAAAACAGGTGTTGTTATCG encodes the following:
- a CDS encoding helix-turn-helix domain-containing protein codes for the protein MELKIPLTAGNRRIKNSEMKKEATLTSSGVCKTRMLAINDSMEILAGKWKFHIIGTLLLVEKLRFMELLREVDGIGAKMLSKELQDLEMNQLIRRTVLNTKPLTVEYELTECGKTLGPIIDEIAKWGITYRSKLHTKQEDVVSEI
- a CDS encoding YceI family protein produces the protein MKKQLISGLALILLLASCQNTNGDKATTTTAQEVTEQTGQTYTVEADKSSVKWTGYHKGGLNPRYGVLKSEGTLSVENNAVTGGTFTIDVNSILTDSASVDPTTSGGKKSSDLDAHLKSADFFDVAKYPTAKFEITKVGPFDAAQGKSVVADATNTVSGNLTIKDKTVNVTFPAKITFNGDEVTFYSKFTIQRQDWGLTYGTEGNPQDWMIAQNVDIELNVTAKNAK
- a CDS encoding DUF2931 family protein, with translation MIVRVTVCAFLVATFSLIATLLVHEADLNMTYAAFCCSPYFIMLTLIYFHFDVFRKKFSGKVKQKIVFEFAYGFLFYCFFSFLLPVLLYLFTLDNAYEHRYYADLVGVIKEMLPWMLTISAFLSLSSGMMITWALTSWKYVIFTLFGLLVSLPVIFALSTTIRTFNELREERLTQEDNIKNGRYTWSCAMSNPTAYPVQLYRGRFVFPKDEDYEFTFSEGNIVNYRGMWGQAGGGSYEQMMALPKALDVTWYSFVEDAFYRMEGAIDYNTLRTLFSTSFQEKGANKINEEHYNKIILGFAPGGVLVIWVTGTGRRQIEIGRYQAKKVVIKATDQYKGNGAYGNIFNKQWRETVLSDTSIIPSEIQQAIATKPIPYGYWDKLRMRYQLQPKFIFSSDIKAFDADFEFYNAERLVFDESRRYMDMEARGLPKDIYIKWYDRHNNRCAARFMFDEDETFKNFASFFSDKRRDSAEIAISVDTKTKIATATLSNHSGKKILLKTEIIDYGEHF
- a CDS encoding GNAT family N-acetyltransferase, translating into MDTYYKIRKATASDSHRVPEIMLQAMEDMIFRLILRKDQQAAVNFLRRLFQQKGNLYSYENTFVAVDMDDRIIGSLTGYDGDRFIALRQPILDLIAEHYANNLIPETETAGGEFYIDSIAVTPSARGKGIGTKLLHHAIAHAKENHFNQVGLLVGLANPNARKLYERIGFNIGKKTYVAGSEYYHMYMQLT
- a CDS encoding Pr6Pr family membrane protein, giving the protein MEIQKSLKSVFAGSIGLVTLFALVGQFILGAFISKLGTTDYVIQFFSYFTILSNVSVLLCCFFTVFSAKSRMGLFFTKSQTITAVTLYILIVALIYNGLLRFLLHPSGLLSVIDEILHVVTPLSFFIFWWLFCNKKALFWKQIFYWLIFPLGYLLYTLWHGSVSGFYPYPFMNVSALGMGRVIWNSLGMTLVFVLIAVLLIGLGKWQNKWRTHCIEK
- a CDS encoding DUF4965 domain-containing protein, which encodes MIKPFQKSIYAMNKLGKIGLCIIVACVSAVLDGQAQERKAPAYPLITHNPNFSIWSMTDQLHSSTTKHWTDADHSLLGLIDVDGNTYRFLGKEEPSYAVILPTSEDKSYTVQYTESKPQGGWESSTYHTDTWKSGRAPIGDDAQQVKTLWKSDDIWVRREFSVADLKGINELFLKLNHDDNIEVFLNGKKVYEKVGWTNSFQYLPIDKANLKVGQNHIAIHLKNTAGGRYLDFGLVDRLKERGPRIQEAVQKDVEITATRTVYNFQAGKVDLKLTFTSPLLMDDLNVLARPVSYITYNVKANDGKQHAVKVFLSASANIAVYKPSQEVTAEKYETEKLSVLKTGTVEQPILQKGADDMRIDWGYFYVASPKRDKTQQFISPRAGAVDAFRKGTTTAAKTVKGTSLALNTVIPFGTVGAKAEERFVEVGYDEIYAIQYFNNNLRPWWNNSGKETMENQLTLAADQYRSVLDKCLAFDKAVYADALKSGGKEYAHLSILAYRQSIAAHTLVKSPQNELLWLSKENNSGGFINTVDVTYPSAPLYLIYNPELLKGMLSGIFHFSESGKYPYPWAAHDLGTYPLANGQTYGEPMPVEESGNMIILTAAIAKVQGNSDYARKHWKTLTTWVDYLVKDGFDPKTQLCTDDFAGHLARNTNLSVKAIVGIACYAQLAEAIGETAIAKKYRAIAEEMVPRWMEMADAGDHYALTFDDKNTWSQKYNLIWDKVLGLNLFPQKVYDTEIKYYLTKQNRFGIPLDSRKAYTKNDWILWTASFAPSREAFEALVKPVYNHAIQTESRVPLNDFYDSNTGIRENFKARSVVGGFYMKLLADKMKQK
- a CDS encoding mechanosensitive ion channel family protein, coding for MRSISIYFFITLSYLLSTSLQLYAQEMDSVNKKELDLSSLLNGIRQQQINDSLERVKLQHEIADLKSQNSPKKENLKQQLNEFDEENTIRQQQLKVKVDSIKKNTKRYAVAPFQDTLFYIYNKLGSSLAKDRAFNVVSRIHNLYEDDFVKVDSFKIENNEISADIVYKDLVITSITELDALLEGKSKEEIAANYLKKIQDSITAEREANSITKLLTRIGLVLLILIVFSILILLINRLKAYGTRRILTERTQRIKDIKIKNYVLVTSVQKTRMFIHAINILRWGLIILIAFIVLPIVFSVFPFTQSWASNLIGLFTKPLKTAVLAIWHYIPNLITILVILAVMRYAIRFIKYIFSEIDKGKLEINGFHRDFAMPTFTIVRFLLQAFTLVLIFPYLPGANSDIFKGISVFIGILFSLGSSSAISNIIAGLVITYMRPFRIGDRITIADKTGVVIEKSPLVTRLRTIKNEEITIPNSSVLSGNTVNYSTFSADGICFQVELTVGYEEPWQRIHELLLNIPPRVKRVKLNPAPFVLQKKLDDFYVLYELNVFIERSAEIEFAKSEIFQFILDDFLAAGIDMNGPHIYAKAEHVQQYNPNKPGKTQED